A single window of Balaenoptera ricei isolate mBalRic1 chromosome 15, mBalRic1.hap2, whole genome shotgun sequence DNA harbors:
- the LOC132349892 gene encoding uncharacterized protein LOC132349892, producing MLFRTRGNGGQGPKAEQHVVAFLPVWRELPEDPLAWPNQSPNPRFQSACLALKAFVVRPCLPPGTACLPPLCPPTGAPSVSLQELLDRGHSPLFRPPVSPFWALLTRQRDQPSSLLAQHLHPSPCCHSSGPANPSCPPASLSALSSRCAGPVLPPKAAAFLPWAAAPAARSTFLKSLSPVGGCLHLPLALRAAGRHLSSKPPSVHTPQSGSQPSSRDTSNTGALPGEQMKISSSHLTRDTCSRRPGLNMF from the exons ATGCTGTTCCGGACAAGGGGGAACGGAGGCCAGGGGCCAAAAGCAGAGCAGCACGTCGTGGCCTTCCTGCCTGTCTGG CGTGAACTTCCTGAGGACCCCTTGGCATGGCCCAACCAAAGCCCTAACCCCAGGTTCCAGAGCGCTTGCCTGGCACTCAAGGCCTTTGTGGTCCGGCCCTGCCTGCCCCCGGGCACAGCCTGTCTCCCACCGCTCTGCCCTCCCACTGGTGCCCCAAGTGTGTCACTCCAGGAATTACTGGACCGGGGACACTCACCGCTCTTCCGGCCTCCGGTCTCCCCCTTCTGGGCTCTTCTCACACGGCAGCGTGATCAGCCCTCGTCTCTCCTTGCTCAGCACCTTCATCCCTCCCCCTGCTGCCACAGTTCTGGCCCTGCCAACCCCAGCTGCCCTCCCGCTTCCCTCAGCGCCCTCAGCTCGCGCTGCGCCGGCCCCGTCCTCCCTCCCAAGGCCGCGGCTTTCCTGCCTTGGGCTGCTGCACCTGCTGCTCGGAGCACCTTCCTCAAGTCTCTGT CTCCGGTGGGTGGGTGCCTGCACCTCCCCTTGGCCCTACGAGCAGCTGGTCGACACCTTTCTTCTAAGCCGCCTTCAGTCCACACCCCTCAGAGCGGAAGCCAGCCCTCCAGCCGGGATACTAGCAACACGGGAGCCTTGCCCGGAGAGCAGATGAAGATTTCATCTTCCCATCTGACAAGGGACACCTGCTCGAGGCGGCCAGGCCTCAATATGTTTTAA